One segment of Macrotis lagotis isolate mMagLag1 chromosome 1, bilby.v1.9.chrom.fasta, whole genome shotgun sequence DNA contains the following:
- the ERRFI1 gene encoding ERBB receptor feedback inhibitor 1 isoform X2, whose protein sequence is MKSGLPPLIIPPSEHFGKSEEDHVACGVKKLSVNGVCAASKSPPLTPVKSGASLFSSVTSCERGSRPLPPLPISEDFSPDDTDCEVEFLTSSDTDFLLEEYTFSVFKYGVPSRRSFRGCGQINYAYFDAPAPEGTTSDPHESVQSSAPLLQQSHRKLRRSHSGPAGSFNKPAVRLSNHLHGASPPSDEDKPEVPPRVPIPPRPVKPDYRRWSAEVTSSTYSDEDRPPKVPPREPLSRSNSRTPSPKSLPSYLNGVMPPTQSFAPDPKYVSSKALQRQNSEGSTSKGPCILPIIENGKKVSSTHYYLLPERPPYLDKYEKFFRETEETSAASAPIQPPSGDCRAAAATEKLDSKAKMDLESQGKRKHLSYVVSP, encoded by the coding sequence ATGAAGTCTGGCTTGCCTCCTCTCATCATTCCCCCAAGCGAACACTTTGGAAAGAGTGAGGAGGACCACGTTGCTTGTGGTGTTAAGAAACTCTCTGTGAATGGGGTTTGTGCTGCTTCTAAGAGTCCCCCCCTCACACCCGTGAAAAGTGGGGCTTCCCTCTTCTCCTCAGTGACTTCTTGTGAGCGGGGTTCCAGGCCCCTGCCACCCCTGCCTATCTCGGAGGACTTTTCTCCAGATGACACAGACTGTGAGGTGGAATTCCTGACCAGTTCGGACACAGACTTCCTCTTAGAAGAATATACGTTCTCTGTCTTTAAATATGGGGTTCCCAGCAGGCGAAGCTTCCGTGGCTGTGGGCAGATCAATTATGCCTATTTTGATGCCCCGGCTCCAGAAGGCACAACGTCTGACCCACATGAAAGTGTACAAAGCTCGGCCCCCCTTCTTCAGCAGTCCCACCGGAAATTGCGCAGGTCCCATTCGGGACCCGCTGGATCCTTCAACAAGCCAGCCGTGAGGCTGTCCAATCACTTGCATGGAGCTTCTCCTCCTTCAGATGAAGATAAACCAGAAGTCCCCCCTAGGGTTCCCATACCTCCAAGGCCAGTGAAGCCAGACTACAGAAGGTGGTCAGCGGAAGTTACGTCCAGCACATATAGCGATGAAGACAGGCCTCCCAAAGTGCCTCCCAGAGAACCTTTGTCGCGGAGTAACTCCCGGACGCCGAGTCCGAAAAGCCTTCCATCTTACCTCAATGGGGTCATGCCCCCTACGCAGAGCTTTGCTCCTGATCCCAAATATGTCAGCAGCAAAGCGTTACAGAGACAGAACAGTGAAGGATCCACCAGCAAGGGTCCTTGCATTCTGCCCATcattgaaaatggaaagaaggtgAGTTCCACGCATTATTACCTGCTGCCTGAGCGGCCACCCTATCTGGACAAATATGAGAAATTCTTTAGGGAAACAGAAGAAACCAGCGCTGCAAGTGCCCCCATTCAGCCGCCGTCCGGTGACTGCAGGGCGGCTGCAGCAACAGAAAAGCTGGACTCCAAAGCTAAAATGGACCTCGAGAGCCAGGGGAAGCGCAAACATTTATCCTATGTGGTTTCTCCCTAA
- the ERRFI1 gene encoding ERBB receptor feedback inhibitor 1 isoform X1 — MSTAGVAAQEIRVPLKTGFLRNGQAMGSLKTCWGGRKGFENNFLNIDPITMAYNLNSTTQQHLTSFGHISKPVPVNGHCFAENCFRTPSQMKSGLPPLIIPPSEHFGKSEEDHVACGVKKLSVNGVCAASKSPPLTPVKSGASLFSSVTSCERGSRPLPPLPISEDFSPDDTDCEVEFLTSSDTDFLLEEYTFSVFKYGVPSRRSFRGCGQINYAYFDAPAPEGTTSDPHESVQSSAPLLQQSHRKLRRSHSGPAGSFNKPAVRLSNHLHGASPPSDEDKPEVPPRVPIPPRPVKPDYRRWSAEVTSSTYSDEDRPPKVPPREPLSRSNSRTPSPKSLPSYLNGVMPPTQSFAPDPKYVSSKALQRQNSEGSTSKGPCILPIIENGKKVSSTHYYLLPERPPYLDKYEKFFRETEETSAASAPIQPPSGDCRAAAATEKLDSKAKMDLESQGKRKHLSYVVSP, encoded by the exons ATGTCAACAGCGGGAGTTGCTGCTCAGGAAATCAGAGTCCCATTAAAGACAGGATTTCTGCGGAATGGCCAAGCCATGGGAAGTCTGAAGACCTGCTGGGGAGGCCGTAAAGGGTTTGAGAA CAACTTTTTAAATATTGACCCAATAACCATGGCCTACAACCTGAATTCCACCACCCAGCAGCACCTAACATCCTTTG GGCACATTTCAAAACCTGTCCCAGTGAATGGCCATTGCTTCGCGGAAAACTGTTTCAGGACTCCTTCTCAGATGAAGTCTGGCTTGCCTCCTCTCATCATTCCCCCAAGCGAACACTTTGGAAAGAGTGAGGAGGACCACGTTGCTTGTGGTGTTAAGAAACTCTCTGTGAATGGGGTTTGTGCTGCTTCTAAGAGTCCCCCCCTCACACCCGTGAAAAGTGGGGCTTCCCTCTTCTCCTCAGTGACTTCTTGTGAGCGGGGTTCCAGGCCCCTGCCACCCCTGCCTATCTCGGAGGACTTTTCTCCAGATGACACAGACTGTGAGGTGGAATTCCTGACCAGTTCGGACACAGACTTCCTCTTAGAAGAATATACGTTCTCTGTCTTTAAATATGGGGTTCCCAGCAGGCGAAGCTTCCGTGGCTGTGGGCAGATCAATTATGCCTATTTTGATGCCCCGGCTCCAGAAGGCACAACGTCTGACCCACATGAAAGTGTACAAAGCTCGGCCCCCCTTCTTCAGCAGTCCCACCGGAAATTGCGCAGGTCCCATTCGGGACCCGCTGGATCCTTCAACAAGCCAGCCGTGAGGCTGTCCAATCACTTGCATGGAGCTTCTCCTCCTTCAGATGAAGATAAACCAGAAGTCCCCCCTAGGGTTCCCATACCTCCAAGGCCAGTGAAGCCAGACTACAGAAGGTGGTCAGCGGAAGTTACGTCCAGCACATATAGCGATGAAGACAGGCCTCCCAAAGTGCCTCCCAGAGAACCTTTGTCGCGGAGTAACTCCCGGACGCCGAGTCCGAAAAGCCTTCCATCTTACCTCAATGGGGTCATGCCCCCTACGCAGAGCTTTGCTCCTGATCCCAAATATGTCAGCAGCAAAGCGTTACAGAGACAGAACAGTGAAGGATCCACCAGCAAGGGTCCTTGCATTCTGCCCATcattgaaaatggaaagaaggtgAGTTCCACGCATTATTACCTGCTGCCTGAGCGGCCACCCTATCTGGACAAATATGAGAAATTCTTTAGGGAAACAGAAGAAACCAGCGCTGCAAGTGCCCCCATTCAGCCGCCGTCCGGTGACTGCAGGGCGGCTGCAGCAACAGAAAAGCTGGACTCCAAAGCTAAAATGGACCTCGAGAGCCAGGGGAAGCGCAAACATTTATCCTATGTGGTTTCTCCCTAA